Proteins from a single region of Acidovorax sp. NCPPB 3576:
- a CDS encoding P1 family peptidase: MTAASRSASDAGSITRVAGIEVGHYTDARRPTGCTAILAREGAVGGVDVRGAAPGTRETDLLAPSNLVEKVHAVVLAGGSAWGLEAATGAVRWLEERGVGLDVAVGRLPIVPAAVLFDLLVGDMRIRPDAAAGYAACAAASRNDPAEGNVGAGTGAAVGKLFGIGRAMKGGIGTASVSLDGITVGALIACNAVGDVIDPHTARPVAGARSEDGQRLMDTRRALLGGVPPEPVLPGTNTTIGVIATDAVLTKAQAHRLAVSGHDGLARSINPVHTQLDGDTLFTLATGATGRHAGMLVLATMAAEAVARATLRAVQAAQSLTTHEGLYLPSAADLGR; encoded by the coding sequence ATGACCGCAGCATCCCGTTCGGCCAGCGACGCTGGCAGCATCACCCGCGTGGCGGGCATCGAGGTCGGCCACTACACCGACGCCCGCCGCCCCACGGGCTGCACCGCCATCCTGGCGCGCGAGGGCGCCGTGGGCGGCGTCGATGTGCGCGGCGCCGCGCCGGGCACGCGCGAGACCGACCTGCTCGCGCCCTCCAACCTGGTCGAGAAGGTGCATGCCGTCGTGCTGGCCGGCGGCAGCGCCTGGGGCCTGGAGGCCGCCACCGGCGCCGTGCGCTGGCTGGAGGAACGCGGCGTGGGGCTGGATGTGGCCGTGGGCCGCCTGCCCATCGTGCCGGCGGCCGTGCTGTTCGACCTGCTGGTGGGCGACATGCGCATCCGCCCCGACGCCGCGGCCGGCTATGCCGCCTGCGCTGCCGCGTCGCGCAACGACCCGGCGGAGGGCAACGTGGGCGCGGGCACCGGGGCCGCAGTGGGCAAGCTCTTCGGCATCGGGCGCGCGATGAAGGGCGGCATCGGCACGGCCTCGGTGTCGCTGGACGGCATCACCGTGGGCGCGCTCATCGCCTGCAACGCCGTGGGCGACGTGATCGACCCGCACACCGCCCGGCCCGTGGCCGGCGCGCGCTCGGAAGACGGCCAGCGGCTGATGGACACGCGCCGCGCGCTGCTGGGCGGGGTGCCGCCCGAGCCCGTGCTGCCCGGCACCAACACCACCATCGGCGTGATCGCCACCGACGCGGTGCTGACCAAGGCCCAGGCCCATCGCCTGGCGGTGTCGGGCCACGACGGGCTGGCGCGCAGCATCAACCCCGTACACACCCAGCTGGACGGCGACACGCTGTTCACCCTGGCCACCGGCGCCACGGGCCGCCACGCGGGCATGCTGGTGCTGGCCACCATGGCGGCCGAGGCCGTGGCCCGCGCCACGCTGCGCGCCGTGCAGGCCGCGCAGTCCCTCACCACCCACGAAGGGCTGTACCTGCCGAGCGCGGCGGACCT
- a CDS encoding multicopper oxidase family protein, with protein MKRRHFFSGAATAVAAASVGRAALAALPEIPQHGSADTAVPPSPPTGRPFRPVVTLNGWSLPWRMNAGVKEFHLVAEPVVREFAPGFVVNLWGYNGQSPGPTIEVVEGDRVRIFVTNRLPEHTSVHWHGQRLPNGMDGVSGLNQPAIPAGKTFVYEFTARRPGTFMYHPHADEMTQMAMGLMGLWITHPRLDAHGRHPLIAPADRDYAFLLNAFAVEAGTRTPRVNEMTDFNIWAWNSRVFPGIDPLVARRGERVRVRVGNLTMTNHPIHIHGHEFEVTGTDGGAVPPGARWPEVTTDIAVGQMRQIEFVADEPGDWAVHCHKSHHTMGAMGHDVPTMIGVDHRGLVAKIQKIVPDYMVMGERGMADMGAMEMPLPENTLPMMTGTGPYGPLEMGGMFSVLKVREHLAAGDWRDSGDYVQPPGTQAWEWRGAAADLPPAPVAPTAPAASTASRAGAATVRKPGPGGTGHAH; from the coding sequence TGGGCCGCGCCGCCCTGGCCGCGCTGCCCGAGATCCCCCAGCACGGATCGGCCGATACCGCCGTGCCGCCATCGCCGCCCACCGGGCGCCCGTTCCGCCCTGTGGTCACCCTGAACGGCTGGAGCCTGCCCTGGCGCATGAACGCCGGCGTGAAGGAATTCCACCTGGTCGCCGAGCCCGTGGTGCGCGAGTTCGCACCCGGCTTCGTGGTCAACCTGTGGGGCTACAACGGGCAGAGCCCCGGACCCACGATCGAGGTGGTCGAGGGCGACCGCGTGCGCATCTTCGTCACCAACCGCCTGCCCGAGCACACCAGCGTGCACTGGCACGGCCAGCGACTGCCCAACGGCATGGACGGCGTCTCGGGCCTGAACCAGCCGGCCATTCCCGCGGGCAAGACCTTCGTGTACGAGTTCACCGCACGGCGCCCGGGCACCTTCATGTACCACCCGCATGCCGACGAGATGACGCAGATGGCCATGGGCCTGATGGGCCTGTGGATCACCCACCCGCGGCTGGATGCGCACGGGCGCCACCCCCTCATCGCCCCGGCCGACCGCGACTACGCCTTTTTGCTGAACGCCTTCGCCGTGGAGGCCGGCACGCGCACGCCGCGCGTGAACGAGATGACCGACTTCAACATCTGGGCCTGGAACAGCCGCGTGTTCCCGGGCATCGACCCGCTGGTGGCGCGGCGCGGCGAGCGGGTGCGGGTGCGCGTGGGCAACCTCACCATGACCAACCACCCCATCCACATCCACGGCCACGAGTTCGAGGTGACCGGCACGGACGGCGGCGCGGTGCCCCCCGGCGCCCGCTGGCCCGAGGTGACCACCGACATCGCCGTGGGCCAGATGCGGCAGATCGAGTTCGTTGCCGACGAGCCCGGCGACTGGGCCGTGCACTGCCACAAGAGCCACCACACCATGGGCGCCATGGGCCACGACGTGCCCACCATGATCGGCGTGGACCACCGGGGGCTGGTGGCCAAGATCCAGAAGATCGTGCCCGACTACATGGTGATGGGCGAGCGCGGCATGGCCGACATGGGCGCCATGGAAATGCCGCTGCCCGAGAACACCCTGCCCATGATGACCGGCACCGGCCCCTACGGCCCGCTGGAGATGGGCGGCATGTTCAGCGTGCTCAAGGTGCGCGAGCACCTGGCCGCCGGCGACTGGCGCGACTCGGGCGACTACGTGCAGCCGCCCGGCACGCAGGCGTGGGAATGGCGGGGCGCCGCGGCGGACCTGCCGCCCGCGCCGGTGGCCCCGACGGCCCCTGCCGCCTCCACCGCGTCCCGGGCCGGGGCCGCCACCGTCCGCAAGCCGGGCCCCGGCGGCACCGGCCACGCCCACTGA
- a CDS encoding copper-binding protein: MTRRPALPTIAAVAAIALALAGTVPAQASSHGPSGHAGHAAAPAATAHAEATALPGTPSEPDAAAPAPDTELARGEVVRWDPAAGKLTLRHGELKNLAMPPMTMVFRLQDPAPDVPLAPGTPVRFHAESQRGALVITRIEAVR, encoded by the coding sequence ATGACACGCCGCCCCGCGCTCCCCACCATCGCCGCCGTCGCCGCCATCGCCCTCGCGCTGGCGGGCACCGTCCCCGCGCAAGCCTCCTCGCACGGCCCGTCGGGGCATGCCGGGCATGCCGCCGCCCCGGCCGCCACCGCCCACGCCGAAGCCACGGCCTTGCCGGGCACGCCATCGGAGCCCGATGCGGCGGCCCCGGCGCCGGACACCGAACTGGCACGGGGCGAAGTCGTGCGCTGGGACCCGGCGGCCGGCAAGCTCACGCTGCGCCACGGCGAACTGAAGAACCTCGCCATGCCGCCCATGACCATGGTGTTCCGCCTGCAGGACCCGGCGCCGGACGTGCCGCTCGCGCCCGGCACACCGGTGCGCTTTCATGCCGAGAGCCAGCGCGGCGCGCTCGTCATCACCCGCATCGAGGCCGTGCGCTGA
- a CDS encoding DUF411 domain-containing protein, with the protein MPLTPSAAGGTPTPLAARRRALQGIAAWGAAAALPWPAFAAAPPPIAIEVWKDPSCGCCQDWVDHMQANGFRATVHESGNAAVRSRLGLPQKLGSCHTALVGGYLIEGHVPAADVQRLLREKPKALGLAVPGMPVGSPGMDGAFYGGRQDAYDVLLVAHGGGSTRVFSHYPLKKEPA; encoded by the coding sequence ATGCCCCTGACCCCTTCCGCCGCTGGCGGCACCCCGACCCCGCTGGCCGCGCGCCGCCGCGCCCTGCAAGGCATCGCCGCCTGGGGCGCTGCCGCCGCCCTGCCCTGGCCGGCCTTCGCGGCCGCGCCGCCACCCATCGCCATCGAAGTCTGGAAGGACCCCAGCTGCGGCTGCTGCCAGGACTGGGTGGACCACATGCAGGCCAACGGCTTTCGCGCCACGGTGCACGAGAGCGGCAACGCCGCAGTGCGCAGCCGCCTGGGCCTGCCGCAAAAGCTGGGCTCGTGCCACACGGCGCTGGTCGGCGGCTACCTGATCGAGGGCCATGTGCCGGCCGCGGACGTGCAGCGCCTGCTGCGCGAAAAACCCAAGGCCCTGGGCCTGGCCGTGCCCGGCATGCCGGTGGGATCGCCGGGCATGGACGGTGCCTTCTACGGCGGCCGGCAGGACGCCTACGACGTGCTGCTGGTGGCGCACGGCGGGGGCAGCACCCGCGTCTTCAGCCACTACCCCCTAAAAAAGGAGCCCGCATGA